From the Glandiceps talaboti chromosome 12, keGlaTala1.1, whole genome shotgun sequence genome, one window contains:
- the LOC144442931 gene encoding N6-Methyl-AMP deaminase-like, which yields MDLAEFCRQLPKAELHAHLNGSIGEKTMTKLIESYAAKHKDSNDKIGYWMTTMKKEEQRTYTECFQMFGIIHQLVDNTDAVSMVTKDVIQDFRDDNILYLELRTTPRDEPCTGMTKMIYVETVVAAIKDCIENGVDIIIRLLLSIDRRVTVDVAMEIVQLADEFKASSNGIVVGVDLSGDPKVDSTHLIPALKEAKSRGLYVGVHVAEVPNMQDDKALLQLPPHRVGHGTFLHPEVGGNDELIELMKKHNLPLELCLTSNLMCHSVKSYEDHQFKFWYDMGHPITIGTDDKGVFVTSLSEEYKIAAETFDLDRQQLWNISYQSIDFICSNDQMKQNLREKWNELKKNLQFT from the exons ATGGACCTGGCGGAATTTTGCAGACAACTTCCTAAAGCG GAATTGCATGCACATCTTAATGGGTCGATTggtgagaaaacgatgacaaaACTGATTGAATCGTATGCAGCAAAACACAAGGACAGCAATGATAAAATTGGATACTGGATGACAACAATGAAGAAAGAAGAACAAAGGACATATACTGA GTGCTTCCAGATGTTTGGCATCATTCACCAATTAGTAGATAACACTGAtgctgtttccatggttacaaaaGATGTGATTCAGGACTTCAGGGATGACAATATACTATATTTGGAGTTGAGGACCACCCCAAGAGATGAACCATGTACAG GAATGACAAAAATGATCTATGTTGAAACTGTGGTTGCTGCCATTAAAGACTGCATAGAAAATGGTGTAGATATAATCATCAG ATTACTGCTGTCAATTGACAGGAGGGTCACTGTAGATGTTGCCATGGAGATAGTGCAATTAGCAGACGAATTTAAAGCAAGCAGCAATGGAATTGTTGTGGGTGTAGATCTGAGTGGTGATCCCAAG GTAGATTCAACCCACCTGATACCAGCATTAAAAGAAGCTAAAAGTCGTGGTTTATATGTTGGGGTCCATGTAGCAGAG GTTCCAAACATGCAGGATGATAAAGCCTTATTGCAATTACCCCCACATAGAGTTGGCCATGGAACCTTCCTTCATCCTGAAGTGGGTGGTAATGATGAACTCATAGAACTGATGAAGAAGCACAACTTACCATTAG aaTTGTGTTTGACATCAAACCTTATGTGCCATTCAGTAAAATCTTATGAAGATCACCAGTTTAAATTTTGGTATGATATGGGTCATCCAATCACTATTGGT ACGGATGACAAAGGTGTTTTTGTGACCAGTTTGTCAGAGGAATACAAGATAGCTGCAGAAACCTTTGACTTGGACAGACAACAACTGTGGAATATCTCATATCAAAGCATCGATTTCATATGTTCAAATGATCAAATGAAACAGAACCTGAGAGAAAAATGGAATGAATTGAAGAAAAACCTACAATTTACATAA